One genomic window of Aliiroseovarius sp. M344 includes the following:
- a CDS encoding ABC-F family ATP-binding cassette domain-containing protein gives MLRISDITYSISGRTLVENASVTIPTGHKVGLVGRNGSGKTTLFKIIRCEMVLDTGTVSLPKGWKIGGVSQEVPGNEVSLIDTVLRADTEREALMAEAETATDPTRIAEVQTRLSDIDAWSAEARAASILKGLGFTNNEQQMPCSAFSGGWRMRVALAAVLFSEPDLLLLDEPTNYLDLEGALWLEAYLVKYPHTVLIVSHDRELLNRSVGGILHLEDKGLIYYTGTYDMFAKQRAQQRALQASAAKKQDAKREHLQAFVNRFKAKASKAKQAQSRVKALEKMETIRAPEDVARTVFTFPKPEELPPPIIATEMAAVGYGETIVLRNLNLRIDQDDRIALLGRNGEGKSTLSKLLSGRLDLMEGNMVSSSKLRIGFFAQHQVDELYIDETPLQHLMRERAAEGQAKLRARLASFGLGPDQADTEVGRLSGGQKARLSLLLATLPAPHLLILDEPTNHLDIESREALVEALTTYSGAVILVSHDMHLLSMVADRLWLVKNGHVDPYEEDLQTYRKMLLTPDDSKKPAKAKAPKPKAKRADRDTILTLRAELRKAEARVTKLEEMRDKLDAKLGDPELYEPERKDEVVVWQKKHAEVHEALDRAEEIWLRAQEKLEKAEA, from the coding sequence ATGTTACGTATTTCAGACATCACCTACTCCATCTCTGGTCGCACTTTGGTTGAAAACGCCTCGGTGACCATTCCGACAGGCCACAAAGTGGGTCTGGTGGGGCGCAACGGCTCTGGCAAGACGACGCTGTTCAAGATCATTCGCTGCGAGATGGTGTTGGACACAGGTACCGTTTCACTGCCTAAAGGCTGGAAAATTGGCGGCGTCAGCCAAGAGGTGCCCGGCAACGAGGTCTCGTTGATCGACACGGTTTTGCGCGCGGACACAGAACGCGAAGCTTTGATGGCGGAAGCCGAAACGGCCACCGATCCAACCCGCATCGCCGAGGTCCAGACACGCCTGTCAGATATTGACGCCTGGTCGGCCGAAGCGCGGGCGGCTTCGATCCTGAAGGGGCTTGGCTTTACCAACAACGAACAACAAATGCCCTGTTCGGCGTTTTCGGGCGGGTGGCGCATGCGTGTGGCTTTGGCGGCGGTGTTGTTTTCCGAGCCTGACCTGTTGTTGCTGGACGAGCCGACCAACTATCTGGATTTGGAAGGCGCGCTGTGGCTTGAGGCCTATCTGGTCAAATATCCCCACACGGTGCTGATCGTCTCGCACGACCGCGAGCTGCTGAACCGCTCGGTCGGTGGCATCTTACACCTCGAAGACAAGGGGCTGATCTACTACACGGGCACCTATGATATGTTCGCCAAACAGCGGGCACAGCAACGTGCCCTTCAGGCATCGGCGGCCAAGAAGCAAGACGCCAAACGCGAGCATTTACAAGCCTTTGTAAACCGTTTTAAAGCTAAAGCTTCCAAGGCCAAACAAGCCCAGTCACGTGTGAAGGCGCTGGAGAAAATGGAAACCATTCGCGCGCCAGAAGATGTGGCGCGCACCGTGTTCACATTCCCCAAGCCTGAAGAGCTTCCGCCACCCATCATCGCCACAGAAATGGCGGCTGTGGGTTACGGTGAAACCATTGTTCTGCGCAATCTGAACTTGCGCATTGATCAAGACGACCGCATCGCGTTGCTTGGACGAAACGGCGAAGGAAAATCCACGCTATCCAAACTGCTGTCTGGTCGATTGGACCTGATGGAGGGCAACATGGTGTCCTCGAGTAAACTGCGCATTGGTTTCTTTGCACAGCATCAGGTGGACGAACTCTATATCGATGAAACGCCCCTGCAACATTTGATGCGCGAACGCGCCGCTGAAGGGCAGGCAAAGCTGCGCGCACGTTTGGCGAGTTTTGGCCTGGGCCCAGATCAAGCTGACACCGAGGTTGGACGGCTGTCTGGCGGCCAAAAAGCGCGCCTGTCGCTGCTCTTGGCAACCCTGCCCGCCCCGCATTTGTTGATCCTCGATGAACCGACCAACCACTTGGACATCGAAAGCCGCGAAGCTTTGGTCGAGGCACTGACCACCTATAGCGGTGCGGTGATATTGGTCAGCCATGACATGCATTTGCTGTCGATGGTGGCGGACCGCCTTTGGTTGGTGAAAAACGGGCATGTCGATCCCTACGAGGAAGACCTGCAAACCTATCGCAAGATGCTTCTGACCCCGGATGACAGCAAAAAGCCCGCGAAGGCAAAAGCTCCGAAGCCAAAAGCAAAGCGCGCAGACCGCGACACCATCCTGACCTTGCGCGCTGAACTGCGCAAAGCTGAGGCGCGCGTCACCAAACTAGAAGAAATGCGCGACAAGCTGGACGCCAAACTGGGCGATCCGGAGCTCTACGAGCCCGAGCGGAAAGACGAAGTTGTGGTCTGGCAAAAGAAACACGCCGAGGTTCACGAAGCGCTCGACCGGGCTGAGGAAATCTGGCTGCGCGCGCAGGAAAAATTAGAAAAAGCAGAGGCTTGA
- a CDS encoding DUF3102 domain-containing protein yields the protein MLDHPPPDRCHPTRDSQSVDLTPDCRLALAVNSKHREVQRLGRTAKEIAAEIGEALIKVKQKLAHGEFGPWCDANLTFSKHTRARYIKVAEIKSITHATFRRAESINEVLDYKSKPEPPKQTRAATLDDLRKVEKLRAVLDDPATPDGIRSNAKAQLDKIEREVGAVEPQPKAKPSPKQPTGQSPRHAVRLRACAVLDRVAPNLVGNPRSMIISALMIAYGDTPEKIEELLEALKGTK from the coding sequence TTGCTTGACCATCCACCTCCAGACCGATGCCACCCAACTCGCGACAGCCAATCAGTTGACCTTACGCCAGACTGTAGGCTCGCCCTCGCGGTTAACTCCAAGCACCGCGAAGTGCAGCGCCTAGGGCGCACCGCTAAGGAAATCGCTGCGGAGATCGGTGAGGCACTGATCAAGGTGAAACAGAAGTTGGCCCATGGGGAGTTTGGACCTTGGTGTGATGCTAACCTGACCTTCTCCAAGCACACCCGCGCTCGTTACATCAAGGTGGCTGAAATCAAAAGTATCACGCATGCTACTTTCCGACGGGCCGAAAGCATCAACGAGGTGCTGGACTACAAGTCCAAACCTGAACCCCCGAAGCAAACCCGAGCGGCTACCCTCGACGATCTCCGAAAGGTGGAGAAGCTACGGGCTGTCCTCGACGACCCCGCGACACCCGACGGCATTCGGTCCAACGCGAAGGCGCAACTGGACAAGATCGAACGGGAAGTGGGTGCCGTTGAGCCGCAACCGAAAGCCAAGCCCAGCCCAAAACAACCTACCGGACAGTCCCCTCGACATGCTGTGCGCCTAAGGGCGTGTGCAGTCCTCGATAGGGTCGCACCTAACCTAGTTGGAAACCCACGCTCGATGATCATCAGCGCACTTATGATTGCCTATGGTGATACCCCTGAGAAAATCGAAGAACTCCTCGAAGCCCTGAAAGGAACAAAATGA
- a CDS encoding thermonuclease family protein — translation MRLAGIDAPELEHPWGKKAKWELVQLCKGQVITAEIEPDISYDRVVATCYLSDGRDLSAEMVKIGLALDWPKFSGGKYTHLEPEGIRKRHWKAAARQRGHMSVFNK, via the coding sequence TTGCGACTGGCCGGTATTGACGCGCCCGAACTGGAACACCCGTGGGGCAAGAAAGCCAAATGGGAACTGGTTCAACTTTGCAAGGGTCAAGTTATCACCGCAGAAATTGAGCCAGACATCTCTTATGATCGAGTTGTTGCGACGTGTTATCTATCGGACGGTCGGGATTTAAGCGCGGAGATGGTGAAGATCGGCTTGGCTCTCGACTGGCCTAAGTTCTCTGGTGGCAAATACACTCATCTGGAACCGGAGGGTATTCGCAAGAGGCACTGGAAAGCCGCTGCAAGGCAACGCGGGCATATGAGTGTATTTAACAAGTGA
- the ndk gene encoding nucleoside-diphosphate kinase, translating to MAIQRTFSIIKPDATKRNLTGKIAAKFEEAGLRIVASKRIQLTLAQAQQFYGVHAERPFFGELCEFMISEPIVVQVLEGEDAIAKNREVMGATNPADAAEGTIRKEFALSIGENSVHGSDAPETAAEEIAFFFSGLELVG from the coding sequence ATGGCCATTCAACGCACGTTCTCGATCATCAAACCCGATGCCACCAAACGCAACCTGACCGGCAAAATCGCTGCGAAGTTCGAAGAAGCTGGTCTGCGCATCGTGGCCTCCAAGCGCATCCAACTGACTTTAGCGCAAGCCCAGCAGTTCTACGGTGTCCACGCCGAGCGCCCCTTCTTTGGCGAACTGTGCGAATTCATGATTTCTGAGCCAATTGTTGTTCAGGTTCTGGAAGGCGAAGACGCCATTGCCAAAAACCGCGAAGTGATGGGCGCGACCAACCCGGCCGACGCCGCCGAAGGCACCATCCGTAAAGAGTTCGCGCTTTCGATCGGCGAAAACTCGGTCCACGGTTCAGACGCACCAGAGACCGCCGCAGAAGAAATCGCATTCTTCTTCTCGGGTCTTGAACTGGTCGGCTAA
- a CDS encoding restriction endonuclease subunit S: MKDTAVFGWPSRPLGDLVDVLDRMRKPITKKDRKAGQYPYYGATGVLDHVDGYIFDEPLVLIGEDGAKWEAGANSAFAIEGKTWVNNHAHVIRPHRDQVLDDWLIYYLNGADLMPFISGMTVPKLNQGRLREIPIPLPPLEEQKRIVAVLDEAFEGLTRARAHAEANLQNARELFESIKADELAYSGSDREEVILSEVADITSGLIDPREDAFADMLHLGAGNMITGTDELIDVKTAREEKLKSGKYLFDETTILYSKIRPYLRKVARPDFQGLCSADVYPLTPKPDRLDRDFLFHLLLGHDFTEYAISGSDRAGMPKVNRNHMFAYRFELPPVEAQRRIVKVIDEAHNSCSALVKLANKKLQDLDDLRQSLLQKAFAGELT, encoded by the coding sequence GTGAAGGATACCGCAGTTTTCGGCTGGCCATCGAGACCACTTGGCGATCTAGTCGATGTGCTAGACCGTATGAGAAAACCAATTACCAAGAAGGACAGGAAGGCTGGCCAATACCCATACTATGGAGCAACTGGCGTTCTTGATCACGTCGATGGATACATCTTCGATGAACCACTGGTTCTGATTGGCGAAGATGGCGCGAAGTGGGAAGCGGGTGCAAACTCAGCCTTCGCCATTGAGGGCAAGACGTGGGTCAACAACCACGCTCATGTGATCCGCCCGCATAGAGATCAGGTTCTGGATGACTGGTTGATCTACTATTTGAACGGTGCGGACCTCATGCCGTTCATATCAGGGATGACCGTTCCTAAGCTCAATCAAGGTCGTCTCCGAGAAATCCCCATCCCCCTCCCGCCACTCGAAGAACAAAAGCGAATTGTTGCGGTTCTGGACGAGGCCTTCGAGGGCCTGACCCGCGCCCGCGCCCACGCCGAAGCCAACCTCCAAAACGCGCGGGAGTTGTTCGAGAGCATCAAGGCAGATGAACTTGCATACTCAGGGTCGGACCGAGAGGAGGTCATTCTTTCAGAGGTTGCGGATATCACGTCTGGTCTCATTGATCCCCGCGAGGACGCATTTGCCGACATGCTCCACCTTGGCGCAGGGAACATGATCACGGGAACAGACGAACTCATCGACGTAAAGACAGCCCGCGAGGAAAAGTTGAAGTCCGGGAAATATCTCTTTGACGAAACGACCATCCTTTATAGCAAGATCAGGCCCTACCTGAGAAAGGTTGCCAGACCCGACTTCCAAGGGCTTTGCAGCGCAGACGTTTACCCTTTGACGCCGAAACCTGACAGGTTGGACAGGGATTTTCTGTTCCATCTGCTCCTAGGGCATGATTTCACAGAGTACGCGATCAGTGGCTCAGATCGAGCGGGTATGCCAAAAGTAAACCGGAACCATATGTTCGCATATCGTTTCGAACTTCCGCCCGTAGAGGCACAGAGGCGCATCGTCAAAGTAATCGATGAAGCACATAATTCGTGCAGCGCTCTGGTCAAACTGGCCAACAAAAAGCTCCAAGACCTCGACGACCTCCGCCAATCCCTTTTGCAAAAAGCCTTCGCGGGCGAATTGACATGA
- a CDS encoding winged helix-turn-helix domain-containing protein, whose translation MDSYLDIAHKVLRASRRPMSAKGILNAAYRAQIVPKHLRGKTQHKTLQARLSEDILHHRSSSLFFRTEPGLFFLCELISDPNIPEKFKEIFPARRRTRDLQNGNALGINRDFLKRWREGSDSCDLVEMLADAERNEAVRYLPQSGDSDYATLWTFSLVRRKNEVLSYRIGRYRDDREAFANKRTIGFPGAVTISDRSLFSQEDYGATENALRVLLLDLDLSSQSFIDENLTKPSPIFTFEAEGDDGVTVLLVVLEWTCPDWFEPTTRKLSLNDPSWLSLSVPPNNIEDFEPWSKTTLRRILSCELTEE comes from the coding sequence GTGGACTCGTATTTAGATATAGCACACAAAGTACTTCGAGCGTCGCGCCGACCAATGTCGGCGAAGGGTATCCTTAACGCGGCCTATCGTGCGCAAATTGTACCTAAACACCTTCGCGGGAAAACCCAGCATAAGACCCTCCAAGCTCGTTTGAGTGAAGATATTCTTCATCATCGGTCCTCATCGTTGTTTTTTAGGACTGAGCCGGGTTTGTTTTTTCTTTGCGAATTGATCTCCGACCCCAACATACCTGAAAAGTTCAAAGAGATATTTCCGGCACGAAGACGGACGCGTGACTTGCAGAATGGGAATGCTCTTGGGATAAACCGAGACTTTCTGAAAAGGTGGCGTGAAGGTTCGGATAGCTGCGACTTGGTAGAAATGCTCGCCGATGCGGAACGGAATGAAGCCGTTCGCTACCTGCCGCAATCAGGGGACTCCGATTATGCTACTCTTTGGACTTTCTCGCTCGTAAGGCGAAAAAACGAAGTACTTTCTTACAGAATAGGAAGATACCGGGATGACCGAGAGGCCTTCGCAAACAAAAGGACCATTGGCTTCCCGGGAGCCGTCACAATTAGTGACAGGTCACTTTTCTCGCAGGAAGACTATGGGGCGACCGAGAACGCTTTAAGAGTTTTACTGCTAGATCTGGATTTGTCGTCACAGTCATTTATTGATGAAAACCTAACGAAGCCGTCGCCTATTTTTACATTCGAGGCCGAGGGAGATGATGGTGTCACTGTTCTTCTTGTCGTACTTGAATGGACATGCCCAGATTGGTTTGAACCGACGACACGGAAGTTGTCTTTGAACGACCCATCCTGGCTGAGCCTATCAGTCCCCCCAAATAACATTGAAGATTTTGAGCCATGGAGTAAGACAACCTTGCGTAGAATTTTATCGTGTGAACTGACGGAAGAGTGA
- a CDS encoding type I restriction-modification system subunit M translates to MYENAFNSIEKALRAEEGIANELDYVEQTSWVLFLKYLHDLEGERRDRAELDGDDYTPIIDGQYRWDQWAAPKVNGEFDHNTARIGDDLVAFVDGELFPYLASFRQSATSASTIEYKIGEVFTELRNKFRSGYILRDVLGTIDGLAFNTQDQRHELSQLYETRIRRMGNAGRNGGEYYTPRPLIRAMIKVTDPQIGETIYDGAVGSAGFLCEAFEYMRGDNLSASDWQTLQTKTLYGQEKKGLAYIIGIMNMVLHGIETPNLVHSNSLNENVMDIQEKDRHDIILANPPFGGGERKEVQQNFPIRTGETAYLFLQHFIRKLRAGGRGAVVIKNTFLSNTDNASVALRKELLENCNLNTILDCPQGTFQGAGVKTVVLFFEKGAPTRDIWVYQLDPGRSLGKTNPLNDADLAEFVELQATKADSPKSWTINKGDLDEDTFDLSVKNPNTPEEAPLRTPEEIIADMLTRDAETAKILEDIRGML, encoded by the coding sequence ATGTACGAAAACGCCTTCAACAGCATCGAAAAAGCCCTTCGCGCAGAAGAGGGGATTGCCAACGAGCTGGACTATGTTGAACAGACATCATGGGTTTTGTTCCTGAAGTATCTTCACGACCTTGAAGGCGAACGGCGGGACCGTGCCGAACTGGATGGCGACGACTACACGCCGATCATCGACGGTCAGTATCGTTGGGACCAGTGGGCAGCCCCAAAGGTGAATGGCGAGTTTGACCACAATACTGCGCGTATCGGCGACGACCTTGTGGCTTTTGTGGATGGTGAGCTTTTCCCATACCTTGCCTCGTTCCGGCAATCGGCAACCAGCGCCAGCACCATCGAATACAAGATCGGAGAAGTCTTTACCGAACTGCGCAACAAGTTTCGGTCAGGCTATATCCTCAGGGACGTGCTGGGAACCATTGACGGGCTGGCCTTCAACACCCAAGACCAGCGCCACGAACTGTCACAGCTTTATGAAACCCGCATCCGGCGTATGGGCAATGCAGGGCGCAACGGGGGTGAATACTATACCCCGCGTCCGCTTATCCGGGCCATGATCAAGGTCACAGACCCACAGATAGGCGAAACGATCTATGATGGTGCTGTCGGCTCGGCAGGCTTCCTGTGCGAAGCGTTTGAATACATGCGCGGCGATAATCTGTCGGCATCCGATTGGCAGACCCTGCAAACCAAAACCCTCTATGGACAGGAAAAGAAGGGCCTCGCCTATATCATCGGCATCATGAACATGGTCCTGCACGGGATCGAAACGCCGAACCTAGTCCATTCCAATTCCCTTAATGAAAACGTGATGGATATTCAGGAAAAGGACCGTCACGATATCATACTTGCGAACCCTCCGTTTGGGGGTGGTGAACGGAAAGAGGTGCAACAGAACTTCCCCATCCGCACGGGTGAAACCGCATACCTGTTCCTGCAACACTTCATCCGCAAACTTCGGGCGGGTGGGCGCGGGGCGGTGGTGATCAAAAACACCTTCCTGTCCAACACCGACAATGCCAGCGTGGCCTTGCGTAAAGAGCTTTTGGAAAACTGCAACCTGAATACCATCCTTGATTGCCCGCAAGGGACGTTTCAGGGGGCAGGGGTCAAGACTGTGGTGCTGTTCTTTGAAAAGGGCGCACCCACGCGGGACATCTGGGTCTATCAACTGGACCCCGGCAGGTCGCTGGGCAAAACCAACCCGCTGAATGATGCTGATCTGGCAGAGTTCGTGGAATTGCAGGCGACCAAAGCCGACAGCCCGAAAAGCTGGACCATCAACAAAGGTGATCTGGACGAGGATACCTTTGACCTATCCGTCAAGAACCCCAATACACCAGAAGAGGCCCCATTGCGGACCCCGGAAGAGATCATTGCCGATATGCTGACGCGGGATGCTGAGACAGCGAAAATCCTCGAAGATATTCGGGGGATGCTGTGA
- a CDS encoding CHAT domain-containing protein: MSSKNVPPEKAAFIRYELENGDDRRKKVALQEIARTYRSGGRFAPDIRNGLEITINGLLSAQQDPKVTRWCLNCIAQMGTRTGSVQSVERLLRQQVGDPEIIAAAVAAVAKLYGGQLDECDSLGTVQPEIKTLAALQIAPPSKLDLDGFKIAIDVADDEVLKLALITVGLNKAYENMFHPKHSNAELVKALGQHDNRIVKQYSVWSVIENVRLGISDLGIPFANLENEPSNVQAKMLQLGAEKIADLKERQEVIRKGSYLPTVEAREGLAKGLQSVYYDGLEGVTLDWYDIEGSFRVRELLAEHFARYGSDCVPYGDKALELFEADQTLKKRLYIGAEGTSLFGKLKKNDLREGTLDMFGGDLDPLTARLMEEQKLTIVNVLMMCASPKDAGDPLRLDEEARDLKEQIRLVDKPKQDIIVTTAWAVRTDQVQMEVMNNAPDILHFSGHGATGFLCFEDRNGNVAAVSAAAVEGLIKLSDSIECLILNACFSESIATQVKDHLKAVIGCSVKIGDAAAIAFTRAFYRALRHGHPYRRAFDFALNELQLNGMENEAKKYMFVVGNA, encoded by the coding sequence GTGAGCAGCAAAAACGTCCCTCCTGAAAAAGCGGCTTTCATTCGGTACGAGTTAGAAAACGGCGACGACCGGAGAAAGAAAGTAGCGCTTCAAGAGATCGCTCGGACATACCGAAGCGGAGGTCGCTTTGCGCCCGATATTCGAAACGGCCTCGAAATTACGATCAATGGCCTTCTAAGCGCACAACAAGACCCCAAGGTGACGCGTTGGTGTCTCAACTGCATCGCGCAGATGGGAACTCGAACAGGTTCGGTGCAATCTGTGGAACGGCTGCTTCGGCAGCAGGTAGGCGACCCCGAGATCATTGCCGCAGCGGTGGCAGCGGTTGCGAAGCTCTACGGTGGTCAACTCGACGAGTGCGATTCTCTGGGGACCGTTCAACCGGAAATTAAGACTCTTGCTGCACTACAAATTGCCCCGCCGTCCAAACTCGACCTTGATGGATTTAAGATCGCCATTGATGTAGCCGACGACGAGGTTTTGAAGCTTGCACTGATCACTGTGGGCTTGAACAAAGCCTACGAGAATATGTTCCATCCCAAGCACTCCAATGCGGAGTTGGTGAAAGCTCTAGGACAGCACGATAACAGGATCGTTAAGCAGTACTCTGTCTGGTCAGTTATAGAAAACGTCCGGCTAGGCATCAGCGACTTGGGGATTCCCTTCGCCAATCTCGAGAATGAGCCTTCGAACGTGCAGGCCAAGATGCTGCAACTTGGAGCGGAGAAGATCGCTGACCTCAAGGAACGCCAAGAAGTCATACGGAAGGGTTCCTATCTGCCGACGGTTGAGGCGCGGGAAGGCCTCGCAAAGGGCTTGCAGTCGGTTTACTACGACGGCTTAGAGGGTGTGACGCTGGACTGGTACGACATTGAAGGAAGCTTTCGCGTCCGTGAATTACTTGCCGAGCATTTCGCCCGATATGGCTCCGACTGCGTGCCGTATGGCGACAAGGCGCTTGAACTATTCGAAGCGGACCAAACGCTGAAAAAGCGCCTGTATATCGGGGCCGAGGGCACGTCTCTTTTTGGAAAGCTGAAGAAAAACGACCTTCGGGAGGGTACACTTGATATGTTCGGTGGCGACCTCGATCCTTTGACTGCCCGACTAATGGAGGAACAAAAATTGACCATCGTGAACGTTCTTATGATGTGCGCATCACCGAAAGACGCAGGTGATCCGCTACGCTTGGATGAAGAGGCCCGCGACCTCAAAGAACAGATCAGACTTGTCGATAAGCCTAAGCAAGACATTATTGTGACGACCGCTTGGGCGGTCAGGACCGATCAAGTGCAAATGGAAGTCATGAACAACGCACCGGACATCCTACATTTCAGCGGCCATGGAGCCACTGGGTTTCTTTGTTTTGAAGACAGGAACGGTAACGTCGCAGCCGTATCAGCGGCTGCAGTCGAAGGCCTGATTAAGCTCAGCGACAGTATTGAGTGCCTCATATTGAACGCCTGCTTCTCGGAGAGCATCGCAACGCAAGTAAAAGATCACCTAAAAGCAGTGATTGGCTGTTCAGTAAAGATTGGCGACGCCGCCGCCATTGCATTCACGAGAGCCTTCTATCGCGCGTTGCGACATGGCCACCCCTATCGCCGTGCTTTCGATTTTGCGTTGAACGAGTTGCAGCTAAATGGAATGGAGAATGAAGCGAAAAAGTATATGTTCGTCGTTGGCAACGCTTAA
- a CDS encoding SOS response-associated peptidase, which translates to MEYLLISFHQSPWRCGYTERAGKKGQKQTHVILSGGNEATLWAAGLTSPWNDLFTCTKMTRAPNADIESIHHRMPAILNIQEREAWLSGSDDVLDLWTEVRHRHHPVSRFGARDKGPEMIEQASVLFEVGRTYM; encoded by the coding sequence ATGGAGTATCTGTTGATCAGTTTTCACCAATCTCCTTGGCGGTGTGGTTATACTGAGCGGGCAGGTAAAAAAGGTCAGAAACAGACCCATGTAATCTTGTCCGGCGGAAACGAAGCGACGCTCTGGGCGGCTGGGTTGACGTCCCCTTGGAACGATCTGTTTACCTGCACAAAGATGACCCGCGCGCCCAATGCTGATATTGAAAGCATCCATCATCGTATGCCTGCTATCCTCAACATTCAGGAGCGTGAAGCGTGGCTGTCTGGAAGTGATGACGTTCTGGATTTGTGGACCGAGGTGCGGCATCGGCATCATCCGGTCAGCAGGTTTGGCGCGCGCGATAAGGGGCCGGAGATGATTGAGCAGGCGTCGGTGCTGTTTGAAGTTGGGCGCACATACATGTGA
- a CDS encoding TfoX/Sxy family protein, producing the protein MTDPVSSIRNLGPASDISFARAGIHSADELRDLGADDAYRRLLAVGSRPHFIGYYAMVMGLQGRPWNDCKGKEKSELRARFDAIKAEASANTPPKDKIEAILDEIGVRR; encoded by the coding sequence ATGACTGATCCTGTTTCGTCCATACGCAATCTTGGGCCTGCGTCGGATATATCCTTCGCACGAGCTGGCATCCACTCGGCGGATGAGTTGCGGGACCTGGGCGCGGATGACGCCTATCGCCGCCTGCTGGCCGTGGGCTCTCGTCCACATTTCATTGGATATTATGCTATGGTTATGGGGCTACAGGGGCGCCCGTGGAATGACTGTAAAGGCAAAGAGAAGTCCGAACTGCGCGCGCGTTTTGATGCGATCAAGGCCGAGGCCAGTGCAAACACACCCCCAAAAGACAAGATAGAAGCGATCTTGGATGAGATTGGGGTGCGGCGATGA
- a CDS encoding recombinase family protein: MKQYVVYRRVSTEEQGRSGLGLDAQRRDIAIFLENFSEAPYEVIGEFEDHLSGKHDDRPQLSKALELVRSTGAELLVAKLDRLSRKVSFIATLMDDTKVKLKVASMPQADKFQLHIYAALAEQEREFISARTKAALAEAKARGVKLGGLRDKTMKRNDAVQANAKARAEKVAKTILPLRAGGASLRAIADALNSSGVLTARGGKWQPSQVSRVLDRLEAAS, translated from the coding sequence ATGAAGCAGTATGTCGTTTATCGAAGAGTTAGTACCGAGGAACAGGGTAGGTCTGGTTTGGGTCTGGATGCGCAACGTCGTGACATCGCAATTTTTTTGGAGAACTTCTCAGAGGCGCCCTACGAGGTGATAGGCGAGTTTGAGGACCACCTAAGCGGAAAGCACGATGACAGACCACAACTATCAAAGGCCTTGGAACTGGTACGCAGCACAGGGGCTGAGTTACTTGTAGCGAAACTGGACCGTCTAAGCCGTAAGGTCTCCTTCATCGCCACCCTAATGGATGACACTAAGGTGAAGCTTAAAGTCGCCTCCATGCCCCAAGCAGACAAGTTCCAGCTTCACATATACGCGGCTCTGGCAGAGCAGGAGAGAGAGTTCATCTCTGCGCGTACTAAAGCAGCGCTTGCTGAGGCCAAAGCTAGAGGCGTCAAGCTGGGTGGCCTACGGGACAAGACGATGAAGCGGAACGATGCCGTTCAAGCCAACGCGAAGGCGCGAGCAGAGAAGGTTGCCAAGACCATACTACCTCTCAGGGCTGGAGGAGCGTCCCTGAGGGCCATTGCTGATGCATTGAACTCATCTGGGGTTCTGACGGCCCGAGGCGGCAAGTGGCAGCCCTCGCAGGTCTCACGCGTCTTAGATCGTCTCGAAGCTGCCTCCTAA